ATGGTTTTAAAAGCGGAAGATATATTTTAAATATTGACTCTTTTTCACTTTTACAAAATATTTTACTAGCATCATCTAATGAACTATTAATTTTGCTAAATCCATTTTCAACACTTCCTATACTAGAAGCAAAATATCTTGTAGTATAAGCAAAAACAAGAATTATAAATGAACCACTAAAAAACATAAATCCCAAACTTTTATCTAAATAGTTTGCAATTAAAAGTAATCCAACTGCAACAACAGCTCCAGGGATTGAATAACCTAGCATTGATAATTTATGAGTAAAATTTGATACTTTTGTAGGAAAGAATCTCAAAAAATATGCTATAAAAAAGGCTAAAAATATTATAAATGTACTTGAAACTATATTTAGTTTTAAAGTATTAAATAAGTAGCCAAAAGCTGTAAAATCAAGAGTGTTTATATCTAAATAAGTCCAATAAAGTAGAACTCCTGTTGGAATAAAAAGTGTGATAGTTGCAATTATAAAAGATATTAAAAATGCAAAGAAATTCTCTTTTCCTTGTAATTTTATTTTAGAAGCTTTTTGACTGCTATTTGTAGAACTTGCAAATCTAAATTTTTTTCTAATATTATATTCAATCAATAAAATCGAAAATACAAAAAGAAGTAAAACTATTGCAATATTTATAGCACCACTTAAATCATTGTAACCAAACCAACTTTTAAAAACTCCAACACTAAAAGTCTCAATTCCAAAATATAAAACAGTTCCATAATCACTTAAAGTTTCCATAATTGCTAAGATTGTTCCTGCAAAAATAGCTGGATATGATAGTGGAAGATAGACTTTGAAAAAGGCTTTTATTGGATTTAATTTTTGTAGAGAGATTAGTTCTATAATTGTTTTTGAAATTAAGCCAAAAGATACACGAGCTAAAATAAAAACATATGGAAACATAGCAATAGTAAATATAAAGATTGCTCCACTCATATTTAAAATGTCAAGTTTTACAGAAGTATCATTTAAAATTTGTGATAAAAGTCCACGAAATTCAAAAAAACCAACATAAGTATATCCAAAAATATATGCAGGATATGCTAAAGGTAAGACAAAACAGATTGCAAAAAATTTACTTCCAAAATATTCAAATCTAGCACTTAAATATGAAGTTATCACACCTATTATTACTACAAATATAGCAGTTCCAAATATTAAATAAGAGGTATTTAATGTGTAATCTAATAAAAAATTACTTTGTAAAAACTCTTTATTTAAAGAGCCTGTAAAGAGAAAATACATTATTAGTATTAAAATAGGCAAAGATATCAGAAGCCCCAAAATAGGGGCAAAACTTAGTTTTAGAGTTTTTATTTCCAATTTCCTTTTGTTGCTATTTCAACAGCTTTTTTTGTATATTTTCCTACTTCATTTAAAGGAATTTTATCCTCTTTAAACTCTCCCCAAGAAGCAACAATTCCTGCTGGTTTAACTTTTGGATTTACTGGATATTCATAGTTCCCTTGTGCTAATTCACCTTGTGCTTCAACACTTGTTAAAAATTCAATTAGTTTTATAGCATTATCTTTATTTGGAGCAAATTTAGTAACACCAGCACCAGAGATATTTATGTGAGTTCCAGTTGAATTTTGTGCAGGAAAAAACACTTTTACCTCTTTTGCAATTTCTTCATCAACTTTATCTCCACTATTTGCCATAACTCCTAAGTAGTAAGAGTTTACAATGGCAATATCAGCTTCACCTGAAGCTACTGCTCTAATTTGGTCTTTATCAGCACCTTTTGGATTTCTTGCAAAATTATTTACTAATCCTTCAACAAATTCTAAAGCTTTCTCTTCTCCATTATGTGCAATTATAGAGGCAAGAAGAGATTTATTGTAAGGATGTGTAGAAGTTCTAGTTATTACTTTCCCTTTAAACTGTGGTTTTGTAAGAGAGAAATAATCATCTAAATCTTTTGGATTTACAGTTTTTGGATTATAAACAAAGAGTCTAGCTCTTTTTGTAAGAGCAAACCATTTTCCATCTTCATCTCTTAGGTGAGCTGGAATATTTTCTTCTAAAGTTTTAGAGCTTGAACTTTGAAGAAGTTCCCTTTGTTTCGCTTCATATAAATTTCCAATATCAGCAGTTATAAGTATATCGGCAGGGCTATTCGCACCTTCAATAGAGAGTCGTGATACCAACTCTTCAGCTTTTGCAGTTATAAGATTTACCTTTATTCCTGTTTTCTCTTCAAATTCTTTAAATAAAATTTTATCAGAGTCGTAGTGTCTTTGTGAATATACATTTACTTCACTACTTGCAAATAGAAAATTTGAGAGTAAAAGTGAACTTAAGGCTAATTTTTTTAACATATTTATCCTTTTAAATTATTTTATATTTTGATTCTAATTTTAAAAAAACTAATCATACAGTTTTTTAACTTTGATATCTCTTAATATTAAGAATGGTTATCAAAAGAATGTCAAAGATATGATTTAAAACTTTATTGGTATAATAAGCTAATTTTAAAAAGGATTTTAGATGATTTTAATGATTGATAATTATGATAGTTTTACGTACAATATTGTGCAATACTGTTTAGAGTTAGGAGCAAATTTAAAAGTTATACGAAATGATGAATTGAGTTTAGAAGAGATTAAAGCTTTAAATCCTAGTAAAATTATAATTTCTCCAGGACCAGCAACACCAAATGAAGCAGGAGTTTGTCTTGAAGTTATAAGAGAATTTGCAGGAGTTGTACCTATTTTCGGAATCTGCTTAGGGCATCAAGCAATAGCTCAAGTTTTTGGGGCAAAGGTTGTAAGAGCAAAAAATATGATGCATGGAAAAACTTCAAAAATAGAAGTTTTAAAAGATACAAAAATTTTTGAAACACTGCCAAAAGAGTTT
The Aliarcobacter faecis genome window above contains:
- a CDS encoding ABC transporter permease yields the protein MYFLFTGSLNKEFLQSNFLLDYTLNTSYLIFGTAIFVVIIGVITSYLSARFEYFGSKFFAICFVLPLAYPAYIFGYTYVGFFEFRGLLSQILNDTSVKLDILNMSGAIFIFTIAMFPYVFILARVSFGLISKTIIELISLQKLNPIKAFFKVYLPLSYPAIFAGTILAIMETLSDYGTVLYFGIETFSVGVFKSWFGYNDLSGAINIAIVLLLFVFSILLIEYNIRKKFRFASSTNSSQKASKIKLQGKENFFAFLISFIIATITLFIPTGVLLYWTYLDINTLDFTAFGYLFNTLKLNIVSSTFIIFLAFFIAYFLRFFPTKVSNFTHKLSMLGYSIPGAVVAVGLLLIANYLDKSLGFMFFSGSFIILVFAYTTRYFASSIGSVENGFSKINSSLDDASKIFCKSEKESIFKIYLPLLKPYLISGFLILYIDIAKELPATLILRPFNYDTLAIRVYELASNEMLYKTGFPSLILVSSTAIAVLFLNFKPKRKIK
- a CDS encoding Fe(3+) ABC transporter substrate-binding protein; this encodes MLKKLALSSLLLSNFLFASSEVNVYSQRHYDSDKILFKEFEEKTGIKVNLITAKAEELVSRLSIEGANSPADILITADIGNLYEAKQRELLQSSSSKTLEENIPAHLRDEDGKWFALTKRARLFVYNPKTVNPKDLDDYFSLTKPQFKGKVITRTSTHPYNKSLLASIIAHNGEEKALEFVEGLVNNFARNPKGADKDQIRAVASGEADIAIVNSYYLGVMANSGDKVDEEIAKEVKVFFPAQNSTGTHINISGAGVTKFAPNKDNAIKLIEFLTSVEAQGELAQGNYEYPVNPKVKPAGIVASWGEFKEDKIPLNEVGKYTKKAVEIATKGNWK
- a CDS encoding anthranilate synthase component II → MILMIDNYDSFTYNIVQYCLELGANLKVIRNDELSLEEIKALNPSKIIISPGPATPNEAGVCLEVIREFAGVVPIFGICLGHQAIAQVFGAKVVRAKNMMHGKTSKIEVLKDTKIFETLPKEFIQTRYHSLIVQKDNLPQDIIVTSKSLDDEEIMSLEIKDKNIYGVQFHPESIMSEYGHKIIGNFLKL